A window of the Paralichthys olivaceus isolate ysfri-2021 chromosome 5, ASM2471397v2, whole genome shotgun sequence genome harbors these coding sequences:
- the rdm1 gene encoding RAD52 motif-containing protein 1 isoform X3: MDVEILEFVVPVENNKTLFVWNIQSLLSEAQIYDRLFGVFSSFGPLYLLKVRPNAPLQPSGFFAIVKFFSASHSSKAQRQTDGRLLFQDVPLKMCVQVRLSSKQTPHFLSDSSRPLSHGCCLELANHCLGFNGWTYDIITLKELSDEGEDNGGGGEEGGVRRLRFGCLLQLNFPRHRQTTRGAAVVNDSFTCTGPDVLLHKRRKLQKLVRDKALVQAFNTVLLILLENGKVMVEVKQMLDQSLPENIEGVIHVNEFDLNEDEDEDEGWDLTVS, from the exons ACTCTGTTTGTGTGGAACATCCAGTCGCTTCTCAGTGAGGCTCAGATCTAT gACAGATTGTTTGGTGTCTTCTCGTCTTTCGGTCCTCTCTACCTGTTAAAGGTGCGTCCTAACGCCCCCCTCCAACCCTCCGGTTTCTTTGCCATTGTCAAGTTTTTCTCGGCTTCTCATTCGTCGAAGGCTCAACGACAGACTGATGGACGGTTGCTGTTCCAGGACGTCCCACTCAAG atgtgtgttcaggtgaggtTGAGCTCCAAACAAAcccctcacttcctgtctgacagcagcagaccTCTGAGCCATGGTTGCTGCCTGGAACTGGCCAATCACTGCCTGGGATTCAACGGCTGGACctatgacatcatcaca TTGAAAGAGCTGAGCGATGAAGGAGAGGACAATGGAGGTGGTGGTGAGGAGGGTGGAGTGAGGAGGCTGAGGTTTGGCTGCCTGCTGCAGCTCAACTTCCCCCGTCACAGACAGACAACCAGAGGAGCGGCCGTGGTCAATGACAGCTTCACCTGCACAG GCCCAGATGTTTTGCTGCACAAACGTCGTAAACTCCAGAAGTTGGTCAGAGACAAAGCTCTGGTTCAGGCCTTCAACACAGTCCTGCTCATTTTACTGG aaAATGGTAAAGTGATGGTGGAGGTGAAACAGATGTTGGATCAGTCTCTACCTGAGAACATCGAAGGAGTCATTCAC gTGAATGAGTTTGATCTcaatgaagatgaggatgaagatgaaggatgGGATCTGACTGTATCTTAG
- the rdm1 gene encoding RAD52 motif-containing protein 1 isoform X1: protein MDVEILEFVVPVENNKTLFVWNIQSLLSEAQIYDRLFGVFSSFGPLYLLKVRPNAPLQPSGFFAIVKFFSASHSSKAQRQTDGRLLFQDVPLKMCVQVRLSSKQTPHFLSDSSRPLSHGCCLELANHCLGFNGWTYDIITLKELSDEGEDNGGGGEEGGVRRLRFGCLLQLNFPRHRQTTRGAAVVNDSFTCTDVVLSLCSGPDVLLHKRRKLQKLVRDKALVQAFNTVLLILLENGKVMVEVKQMLDQSLPENIEGVIHVNEFDLNEDEDEDEGWDLTVS, encoded by the exons ACTCTGTTTGTGTGGAACATCCAGTCGCTTCTCAGTGAGGCTCAGATCTAT gACAGATTGTTTGGTGTCTTCTCGTCTTTCGGTCCTCTCTACCTGTTAAAGGTGCGTCCTAACGCCCCCCTCCAACCCTCCGGTTTCTTTGCCATTGTCAAGTTTTTCTCGGCTTCTCATTCGTCGAAGGCTCAACGACAGACTGATGGACGGTTGCTGTTCCAGGACGTCCCACTCAAG atgtgtgttcaggtgaggtTGAGCTCCAAACAAAcccctcacttcctgtctgacagcagcagaccTCTGAGCCATGGTTGCTGCCTGGAACTGGCCAATCACTGCCTGGGATTCAACGGCTGGACctatgacatcatcaca TTGAAAGAGCTGAGCGATGAAGGAGAGGACAATGGAGGTGGTGGTGAGGAGGGTGGAGTGAGGAGGCTGAGGTTTGGCTGCCTGCTGCAGCTCAACTTCCCCCGTCACAGACAGACAACCAGAGGAGCGGCCGTGGTCAATGACAGCTTCACCTGCACAG ATGTTGTCTTGTCTCTTTGTTCAGGCCCAGATGTTTTGCTGCACAAACGTCGTAAACTCCAGAAGTTGGTCAGAGACAAAGCTCTGGTTCAGGCCTTCAACACAGTCCTGCTCATTTTACTGG aaAATGGTAAAGTGATGGTGGAGGTGAAACAGATGTTGGATCAGTCTCTACCTGAGAACATCGAAGGAGTCATTCAC gTGAATGAGTTTGATCTcaatgaagatgaggatgaagatgaaggatgGGATCTGACTGTATCTTAG
- the rdm1 gene encoding RAD52 motif-containing protein 1 isoform X4, which translates to MDVEILEFVVPVENNKTLFVWNIQSLLSEAQIYDRLFGVFSSFGPLYLLKVRPNAPLQPSGFFAIVKFFSASHSSKAQRQTDGRLLFQDVPLKVRLSSKQTPHFLSDSSRPLSHGCCLELANHCLGFNGWTYDIITLKELSDEGEDNGGGGEEGGVRRLRFGCLLQLNFPRHRQTTRGAAVVNDSFTCTGPDVLLHKRRKLQKLVRDKALVQAFNTVLLILLENGKVMVEVKQMLDQSLPENIEGVIHVNEFDLNEDEDEDEGWDLTVS; encoded by the exons ACTCTGTTTGTGTGGAACATCCAGTCGCTTCTCAGTGAGGCTCAGATCTAT gACAGATTGTTTGGTGTCTTCTCGTCTTTCGGTCCTCTCTACCTGTTAAAGGTGCGTCCTAACGCCCCCCTCCAACCCTCCGGTTTCTTTGCCATTGTCAAGTTTTTCTCGGCTTCTCATTCGTCGAAGGCTCAACGACAGACTGATGGACGGTTGCTGTTCCAGGACGTCCCACTCAAG gtgaggtTGAGCTCCAAACAAAcccctcacttcctgtctgacagcagcagaccTCTGAGCCATGGTTGCTGCCTGGAACTGGCCAATCACTGCCTGGGATTCAACGGCTGGACctatgacatcatcaca TTGAAAGAGCTGAGCGATGAAGGAGAGGACAATGGAGGTGGTGGTGAGGAGGGTGGAGTGAGGAGGCTGAGGTTTGGCTGCCTGCTGCAGCTCAACTTCCCCCGTCACAGACAGACAACCAGAGGAGCGGCCGTGGTCAATGACAGCTTCACCTGCACAG GCCCAGATGTTTTGCTGCACAAACGTCGTAAACTCCAGAAGTTGGTCAGAGACAAAGCTCTGGTTCAGGCCTTCAACACAGTCCTGCTCATTTTACTGG aaAATGGTAAAGTGATGGTGGAGGTGAAACAGATGTTGGATCAGTCTCTACCTGAGAACATCGAAGGAGTCATTCAC gTGAATGAGTTTGATCTcaatgaagatgaggatgaagatgaaggatgGGATCTGACTGTATCTTAG
- the rdm1 gene encoding RAD52 motif-containing protein 1 isoform X2, with protein MDVEILEFVVPVENNKTLFVWNIQSLLSEAQIYDRLFGVFSSFGPLYLLKVRPNAPLQPSGFFAIVKFFSASHSSKAQRQTDGRLLFQDVPLKVRLSSKQTPHFLSDSSRPLSHGCCLELANHCLGFNGWTYDIITLKELSDEGEDNGGGGEEGGVRRLRFGCLLQLNFPRHRQTTRGAAVVNDSFTCTDVVLSLCSGPDVLLHKRRKLQKLVRDKALVQAFNTVLLILLENGKVMVEVKQMLDQSLPENIEGVIHVNEFDLNEDEDEDEGWDLTVS; from the exons ACTCTGTTTGTGTGGAACATCCAGTCGCTTCTCAGTGAGGCTCAGATCTAT gACAGATTGTTTGGTGTCTTCTCGTCTTTCGGTCCTCTCTACCTGTTAAAGGTGCGTCCTAACGCCCCCCTCCAACCCTCCGGTTTCTTTGCCATTGTCAAGTTTTTCTCGGCTTCTCATTCGTCGAAGGCTCAACGACAGACTGATGGACGGTTGCTGTTCCAGGACGTCCCACTCAAG gtgaggtTGAGCTCCAAACAAAcccctcacttcctgtctgacagcagcagaccTCTGAGCCATGGTTGCTGCCTGGAACTGGCCAATCACTGCCTGGGATTCAACGGCTGGACctatgacatcatcaca TTGAAAGAGCTGAGCGATGAAGGAGAGGACAATGGAGGTGGTGGTGAGGAGGGTGGAGTGAGGAGGCTGAGGTTTGGCTGCCTGCTGCAGCTCAACTTCCCCCGTCACAGACAGACAACCAGAGGAGCGGCCGTGGTCAATGACAGCTTCACCTGCACAG ATGTTGTCTTGTCTCTTTGTTCAGGCCCAGATGTTTTGCTGCACAAACGTCGTAAACTCCAGAAGTTGGTCAGAGACAAAGCTCTGGTTCAGGCCTTCAACACAGTCCTGCTCATTTTACTGG aaAATGGTAAAGTGATGGTGGAGGTGAAACAGATGTTGGATCAGTCTCTACCTGAGAACATCGAAGGAGTCATTCAC gTGAATGAGTTTGATCTcaatgaagatgaggatgaagatgaaggatgGGATCTGACTGTATCTTAG